CTTTTCTGCCGCATCGGCAAGCGTCAGGAACCAGCGGGCGTTCAGATGGCGTAGTCGGGGCTTCGGTTCCGGAGACGCCGGTGCTTTCCTGACCGGCATGTTCAACTGCCAGGAAGGAGGCAAGCATGACTGATCTCTATGTAGGTCTGGATGTGTCGCTGGAGCTGACGAATGTGTGCGTCTTCGACGGGGATGGGCGCCCCGGTGCACGAGGCCCTCGTCGGATCTGACCCGGAGACGATCGCCGCCGAGCTGAAGCGGATCGGTGTGGGCTTCGTCCGCGTCGGCCTGGAGGCCGGACCGCTGTCGCACTGGATGTTCTTCGGCCTGAAGGAGGCTGGGCTACCGGCGGTTAGCATCGAGGCCAGGCACGCCAAGGCGGCCATGGTCTCGATGAACCGCAACAAGAACGACCGCAACGATGCCCGATCGATCGCGCATCTGATCCGCTCGGGCTGGTTCAAGGCGGTGCATGTGAAGTCGGTGGCCAGCCAAGCTGCGCTCGCTGTTGGTGGCGAGGGAGTTCTTCGTCAACAAATTGCGTGACCACGAGAACGAGATCCGCGGCCTGGTGCGGCCCTTCAGCTTGGTGATGTGAGCGGAGCCTTCGGCGACGACCCGCAGCGCCTCGGGGGTCCGCTACGAGGCGGATCACCTCTGGCGCAGTCGTGTAATACCGGAGCGGGCTTCCCTCAGGCAGTCATCAAGGTCGGCACGACGGTCCGGCGCGGCAGCCGGGTTCGTCGGGCAGGTCCATCCGAGAGGATGCTGGCTATGGTTTCGTGGCCGTCACCTTCAGGAAGGTCGCCGGAATCTCAGTCCTGTTCTCATCCCCACGGTTATGCTGCTCGAACAGCCGGCTCAACTCGGCGTCCAGCTGTTCCGCTCGTCCTTCCTTTGTGGCAGCCTCGAACGCGTTCATCGTCGGGCCGTAGTATTCCTTGAAGGTCCGGAACAGCTCGCTCGGCGGTCCGGGATGCCGGAATACATACGTCTCGCGCTCGCATGAGATGTTCTCGGCCGGCACTCCGGCCGCGCCGAAGCGCTCGCGCACGTTATCCTCGACTCCCCAGGTCACCGGGCTAACAAACCCTTCGGGCGGCGGCAGCGTATAGGCGGCGCTGGTTTTGAGGACCTGCGCGATAAGAGTCGGGTCGCCCGGGATCCAGTTTCCCATCACGATGCGGCCTCCCTTCCGGGTCACCCGCACCATTTCGCGCGCCACATCGAAGGGGCGCGGAGCGAACATGGCACCGAACATGCTGATCACGAGATCGAAGCTGTCGTCGCTAAGATCTTTGAGGTCGGATGCGTCGCCTTCCTTAAAGCGGAGATTGTCGAGGCCGGCCGCCATCGCGCGCGCCTTGCCTGCGGCGACCAGGTTCGAGGCGATGTCCACGCCAAGGACGTTGGCGCCTCTTTGCGCGGCCGGAAGGGCAGTCGTGCCGTCTCCGCAGCCAAGGTCGAGCACGTCCATGCCCGGCCGCAGGCCCACGCCTTCGACCAGCGCCGCTCCGCTCTCGCGCATCGCCGCCGCGATCTTGGTGAAGTCGCCCTTCTCCCATAGTGCCTTGTTCGGGTTCATCGCTTCTCTCCTCTCGTGAATGGTGCGGGATTCATCAGGTCTACGCTGATCGTTCCCGCTACTCTCCGGCTATTTAGAGCCGTGGCCCGTCGCTCGAGGGCCTGCCAACCGACCGCACGTCGGGACTCCAGAGACATTTCGATCGGACGGCTCTATCGTCAGGCTCTCAATCTGCAGGGTCAAGGCTATCCTCAAAAGTTGAGGCATCGCACATACCGTCGGTGTCATCAATGTCGGCCGATCGCATAGGTGCCCCCCCCGCTCTGCTGAAGCGTTGCGAACAGGATAGCGCTGCAGCCGGACGTACATCCACTACACGGGTTGAAGAAGATCCACTACACTTTCGGAAGTAGCCGCGCCCCCTCGCAATGGCGCATCATCGCGTGCAACACCGGTTCGGAGAAGTGCCATGGCAACCCAAGGTTACCAGCAATTCTGCCCTGTCGCGATGGCGTGCGAGATGGTGGAATCCCGCTGGACCATGCTCATCTTGTGCGAGATGTGGTCGGGCTCGACCCGCTTCTCCGAAATTCAGCGTGGCGTTCCGGGCATGTCACCCAGCCTGCTCTCGCGGCGTCGAAAGGAGATGGAGGTGAATGGCCTCGTGACCCGCACGACGGCTCCCGACGGGCATAGCGACTACGGCACGACACCCATAGCTGACGAGCTCGAGCCTCTGGTGCACGCCCTCGGAGCCTGGGCACACCGGCACGTCGACCCGGGCCTCCAGCTCGAGTGCCTCGATGACCACCTCCTCATGTGGAACATCCGGCGCAAAATCGACGTCAGGGAGCTGCCTCGTCGTAAGGTTGTTATCCAGTTCATTCTTAAGATCGACGGAAAACCGGACTGCAGCTAATGGCTGATTGTCCGACCGGACGGCGCAACCGACCTGTGCGTGATTGATCCCAGGTTCGATGTCGATCTCTATATCTCAGCCAGTCTGCGAGCACTCACCTCGGTCTGGATGGGGCACAGCAGCTTCGCGCACGAGATCGCGGGGGAACAGATCGTCATGATCGGCAACAAGGCACTTGCGCGATCAATGCCCCGGTGGCTGCAACGGAGTAGCTTTGCCGCGTCCAGGCCAAGTGCTACAGCGTCGCCCCTGTCCGACCGGCTGTCCAAGGAGCGACCCCTTGTGGGCAAGCAGCTACTTCGGGTGGGCCGTCTGGAAGCGACTGACCGGCTACCACGCCCGAAGCCGGATCGAGAGTCCTTGCGCAGATGACAAAGGCGCTCCGCGCTCACGGACGGCACCGCGCTGGAGGGCAAAGCGGATCTCCCCCTCGTCGTCGACCACAATGCGATCGATCAGAGCGAGATGGTCGGCACGCCGGCGCCCGATCCTTGATGACGGTGCCTGTCTCCGACCCCTCTTGTCGCGCGGCGTCATTCTGTCCTGTAGACCTCGGTGCTCAGATACTTGATACCGGTGTCGCACATCAGTGTCACTATGGTTGCCTGCGGCCCGAGCCGTTCGGCCAGCTGCAGCGCCGCCACAACATTCGCCCCCGAAGATGCGCCGCCGAACAAGCCCTCTTCGCGGGCCAGCCGCCGCGACATCGCCATCGCTTCGGCAGCCGGGACCGGGATGATCTCATCGGCCAGACTGGGTTTCCATAGCGGCACGATATAGCCCATTCCGATGCCCTCGATTAGGTTTGCCCCGGGATTACCACCCGACAGCACCGGCGATTCGGCGGGCTCGACCGCGACGATGCGGATGGCCGAATCATGCAGGTGCAGTGCCTCGGCGGTGCCGCGCAGCGATCCGCCGGTTCCCACCCCTTGAACAAAGGCGTGAATGCGCCCGTCGGCCTGGGACCAGATTTCATGGCCCAGATCCGCATAGCCGGTCAGAACATCGGCGTTGTTGAACTGATCCGCCCAGAAATGGCCCGGCTGCTGGCTGAGCTGCCGCGAGGTCTCGATCAGCGCCGTCACAAGGTCCACCGTGATCTTCTTGTTGTCGCTGCGCAGAAGTTCGAGCTCCGCCCCAAGGGCCTGCATATGTGCCAGCTTTTCCGTGCTGAACGCATCGGAGGAAACCAGCAGACATTTGTAGCCCAAGGCGACCGCCACACTGGCCAGCGAAGTTCCGGTGCTGCCGCTGGTGCATTCGACAATCGTATCGCCAGGCTGTAACCGCTCCGCTTGCGCGGCACCGCGCACGATCGCCAGCGCGGCCCGGTCCTTCATGCTGCCGGTGGGATTGGCCGATTCCAGCTTGACCAGCACACGCGCATGGCCTGGCGGCACCACCCGACGCAGCGGGACCAAGGGGGTATTGCCAATCAGGTCAATCACGCTGGTCTGCATGCCGTCCCCCAAGGATCCGGCTTCGCCCACCTGGTTTCAGGCCGAAACCCTGACGCATCCTAGCACAAATTCCGTTGCCAAGGCCCCCCTAAGACGGGCAGCGAAACACATCGGTGCTGGGGTAACGCAGGCCGGAATCGACGATCAGCGTCGCAACCGTCTTGTGCGGCCTCAGCCGGTCGGCAATCCGCAGGGCCGCAGCGATATTGGCTCCGGTCGACGTGCCGGCAAAGATCGCTTCGTCACGGCCCAGATGCCGGGCCATTGCCTTGGCCTCTTCGGTCGAGACCGTCAGAATTTCGGTGACCTCGTCGGGATGCCAGAGGGGCGGCAGAAACCCAAGGCCGATCCCCTCGATCTTGTGCGATCCCGGCGGTCGCCCAGACAGCACTGCCGATTCGGCAGGCTCAACGGCATAGACAGGCAGCGCAGGATTGTACCGACGCAGCGCCCGGCTCATGCCGTGCAGCGAATGCGCAGTGCTGACGGCATGGACCAGCGCGTCCACCTGGCCGGCAGTCTGCTGCCAGATCTCCTCGCCCAGGCCGGCATAGCCATCGGCTCCGTCTTCATTGTTCAGCTGATCGGCCCACCAGTGGCCGGGCTGACGGCTGATCTGATCCGCCTTGGCGATCATCGCCTGGATCAGCTCCTTTGTGATCTTCTAGTTCGGGACATCGGTAATCGTGGCGCCGTATGCCAGCATTGCAAACCGTTTCTCCTCGCTGAATGCATCGGAAAACGCGAAATGGGTATTATAACCAAGCGCGCATGCCGCTGCTTGCTGGCAGGATCGGTCGGGCATCATTCGACAGCGGGAGCGACGCGGCCTCGGCAAGAAGGATGTCATTGCGGTGCGCAAAGGCGAGGAATGTCGCGCGCCCGGTTTCGGCATCGATCTCGCTGGCAAGCACTGCCTTGCACGCGTTGAGCGCGACCACATGCGCGCCGTTACGACTGGCAGCGGGCAAGTCCTGGAGCAGCGCGTAGGCTTCCACTACCATCTCGATCCGGACGGGCAAACCCATTCCGACCAGGACCGTCACGGGTTCTTCAAACGGATGTGAGGCATGGCTTGATCCTTTCAAGGCAGGTTGGCGTAATGCGATCGGCGGCACGGAGATGCCACATGGAGCGAACACACGTCTCGGACACTGCTGTGCACCACGCGAGGTGGAATATCCGGAAGGATCTGCTGCGGAAGGACAATCTGCGCATCGCTAGCAGGTGCGTAGCCCTTCCTGGAAGAAGCCTGATCGAGGTTCGGCGCAGGTAGGGACCGGTGTGCCTTCACCAGCGCCTCAAGCCAAGCGATGACCGCGAGCGGTACCGGCGCGCGTCCCTCCAGCCAAGCCGTCACATCCGAGGAGGGTTGCCCGAGTTCTTGGGCAACGTCGTCGGCCGACCAACGCAATGCTTTCAGGCATTCGCGTGCGCGCCCCGCCATCATGCCCGTACCTCCTGCCGCTGGAAGACGACATAGGCGAGCGTGAATAGGATGAGCATCGCCGCGACGAGCCCGGAGATCTGTGGCCAGACGATCAGCAAGCTCTGCAAGGTCGGCAACGGCGCCCCGATGACGGCGCCCTCAAGCTGATCGTAGAACAGCGGCCCGACTGAGCGCGCCGCCGGATCGAGCAGCAGCCCGGTAACCTCGCCGTAGAGCGTCTGCGGCGAGAAGCGAGCGATCGCCTGATGCCATTCGAACTGCGTCAGGATCGTCACCGGATCGAGCGGGTCGATCGGCGCAACGGCGCCCGCCAGAAGCGGCGCGATCATTCCCCAGAAGACGGTCAGGACCAGCCAGACCGACAGCGCGGCTAGCGCTGAGGTGGCCGGCGAGCGGATGACCGTCGAAAAGGCGATGGCGAGCGCCAGCCAGACGCCCGCATAGGCAAGCGTGGCGGCGAGCCAGAACACACCCCGCACGATATCTGCCCCCGATGGCGGCAGGCCGAGGAACAGAATGCCGAGTCCGATCATGAGCTGCCAGAGCGTCAGCAACGCAATCGCGATGATCAGAAGGCCGCCGAGGAACTTCCCGAACAGCACGGCGTCGCGATAGATCGGTTGTGAAAGCAGCCGGCTCATGGTGCGGCGGTTGTATTCGCCATTGATGGCGTCGAAGCCGAGTGCGATGGCTACCAACGGCAGCAGGAAGCCCAGGAAGGCTGCGAAGGACGGCAACGGCTCGCGCGCCACCGTGAAGAGCTTCAGGAACAGGTAGGCGTCCTCGGCCGTGGTATCCTTGATCCGTCCAATGGCGCCATAGACCGCGCCGATGGCCGTCAACAGCACCAGCAACATGATCAGATGCATACGCGCGCTGGTCATGTGATCGGCAGCTTCCTTGAGTGCAACCGTGCCGACGCCCTTGAGTGGTGAGCCTTCACGCCGCATCGACAACCTCCCTGAAATAGCGGTTGTAAGCCTGGTCGAGGCGCGCACGGCGAAGATCCAGGTTCCTGAGCAATCCGCCGCCCTGCACGACGAGGCGGGCAAGGTCGGGGCGGACGTCGCGCGTGGCCTCGACTTCCCAATGGCCGGCGTCGCCCTGCCGGACGGACTTGACGCCGTCGGTCAGAACGGCCACCTTCTGCAGATCAATCCCGTCCGCCTCAATATCAACAACGAAGGCGCCGCCGTCGATCCTGGCCGCCAGTTCCTCGACCGTGCCGACGAAGCCGATCCGGCCCTTGTTGAACAGGGCGACCCGGTGGCAGATCGACTGCACGACATCGAGCATGTGCGAGGAAAGCAGGATGGTCATGCCATCCCGGCTGAGGCGCTGGATCAGGTCCAGCAGATCCTGTGTGGACTGCGGATCGAGCCCGGAGGTCGGTTCGTCGAGGATCGCGACCTTACAGTCCCGCATCAACAGTTCGGCGATGCCCAGCCGCTGGCGCATGCCACGCGAATAAGTGGCTACCGGGCGGTCGGCGGCGTCGACCAGTCGCACCTTGTCGACTGCAGCGGCAATACGCTCCTTTGCCAAGTCGCGGGATAGCCCGGCCAGCCGCGCCGTATAGGCGAGGTTCTCGCGGCCGGTCATAGCGTCGTAGAAGCCGACCTGATCGGGCAGGTAGCCAACCTCGCGTTTGACCTCCAGCGGTTGCCGCAGCGGGTCCCTGCCGAGAATGCTGACGCTTCCGTCGCTTGGTTCCGTCAGCCCCAGAAGCATGAGGATAGTGGTGGTCTTGCCAGCGCCGTTCGGTCCGAGCAGGCCGATCACTTCGCCGGCCGAGACGGACAGATCGACACCGGCGACGGCGACGGCGGCCCCGTAGCGCTTGGTGAGGTCCTTTGCCTTTATCACGGGTGTAGTGCTCATCGCCGTCCGTACCTCATCACCGCGCCGCCCAACACCAGAACCGCCGCAGCGATGGCGCCGACGCCAACGACGCCCCAAAGCGTCGATGTTCTCACCGTTGTGCGGAACTGTATCTCCTCCGACACCGGGCCTCCCGTCGCACGCAGCGTCACCATGTAGTCGCCGGCAACGGCGCGTTCGGAAGGTGTGATCTTCACCGAGACTTCGCTCGTAGCGTTCGGGGCGATCTGCGCCACCTGCTTCGGATCGAATTCGACGTTCCAGCCGGAAGGCGGCGTCGCCGAGAGTTCGAGATCGGTCGCGGGCGCGCTGCCGGTGTTGACGAGGGTGAAGGTAAAGCTCGTCTCCTTACCGGCCTCGGCCACGCCCGACAATCGCTCCTGTGGCCCAACGATCCGCACCTGCGGCTCGCCGGTCACCTCGAGGCTGAGTTCCGTGGTGCCGGTCTGGCCGTTGCCCGAGACCTGGAAACCGACAGGATAGCGGCCGGCGGGCACAGCGCGGGATGGTACCACCTCGATCGTCACCGTCTCGCTGCTGCCTGCTTCGATCGGCAGACCGGTGATCTCCTCCGAGCCATAGCCCTTCTTGAACCGCGTCTGAAAGCCTTGCGGCACGTCTGCCGAAAGGTTGAACAGCCCCTCCTCCGCGCCTTCGTTCGTCACCTTGACCTTGAAGGCGAAGGTCGTGCGCGCCGAACCGCGCAGCGCCGGCAACTCAGGCTCGAGCTCAATGCGACCATCGTCGGCCTTTTCTGCAGAGAACCGCACGGTGAGCGGCAGTGCAATTGTCTCGGCGCCGGTGCGGGCGCGCACCTCGATGGCATGGGTCTCGTCGGGCGCTGCGTCGGCTGGCGGGGTCAACTCAAGCGTCAGACGCTCGGTCGAATCCGGCCCGACAATCGCGGCCGTCACCTCCTGGCCGCCGCCCTTCAGCGCCCACTCCCAGCCTTCCGGTACGCCAGATACTTCGATCGTCGCGCGCTGGGGCGGCAGCTTCTCATTGCGCAGCGTGAGTGCGATCGACTCCGTCTCTCCCGGCTGGATCGCGAGCTCGGGATAGGGTGTCGTCAGCCAGAAGCCGGTCAGTTCCGCCGGCCGGTTCGGGGTGTCCTGCGCGGCGACCGGCAGCGGCGCCATCAGCGTGCCCGCCAGCGCCGCAGCCATGACGGCACGGGTTGTCCTTCTCATCTTCTTTCTCCCTGGAACGGTTGCACAGATCCACATGACTGAGCCTCTCTCGCTATCGGACCACCAGCAGCAACCGGCTGCCGCCACGGAAGAGGTCGAGCGCAACGGTGCCGCGCGCGTGGCTCAGCAAACGCCTCAGGTCGGTTACCGACCTGACCGGTTGGCGGTTGACCGCGGCGATGACGTCGCCCGGCCGAATGCCAGCGCGTGCGGCGGGACTGTCCGGCTCTACGGCCTCGACGAAGACGTTGCCGGACGCATCCTGGAAGGTCGCACCGGCAAGCCGGTCGGGAAGCGCGTTCGCGACTCCTGCCGTGCCACTTTCGGCCTCTACGCGCATGCCGGCCGAATGGCGTTCGCCATCGCGCAACCAGGAGACCTCCACCTCCGAGCCGACGGGCGCCAGGCCGACGCGGTTGCGCAGATCGGCCGAGCCGGAGATGGGACGCCCATCCAACGCGACGATGACGTCGCCGGCTTGCAGACCGGCCTTTGCCGCCGGCGAGTTCTCCTCCACGCTGCCGACAACAGCGCCGTAGGCATCCTTGACGCCGAGCGCCTCGGCGAGGTCGGGAGTGAGATCCTGGATCGAGACGCCGATCCGGCCGCGCCGCACCTCGCCGTGCTCAATGATCTGCTTCATCACTGCCGATGCCATGTCGATCGGCACGGCAAAGCCGATGCCGACATTGCCGCCGGCCGGCGCGATGATCGCGGTATTTATGCCGATGAGGCGGCCGTCGGTGGTCACCAGCGCGCCCCCGGAATTGCCGGGATTGATCGAGGCATCGGTCTGGATGAAGTCCTCGTAGCCCTCGACGTTGATGCCGCTCCTGCCAAGCGCGCTGACAATCCCGGAAGTCACGGTCTGGCCGAGACCGAACGGATTGCCGATGGCCACAACGCCATCACCGACGCGCAGCGCATCGGCATCCCCGACCGGCAGCGCGATCAAGTTGTCGGCTTCGATCTTCAGCACCGCAATGTCGGTCGCCTTGTCGCTGCCGACCAGTTCGGCGGTGAAACGGCGCCGGTCCTTCAGCGTGACGGCGATTTCGCCGGCGCCTTCCACGACGTGGTGATTGGTCAGCACATAGCCCTTGGCCGCGTCGACGATGACGCCGGAGCCTGCGCTCATACGCGGCCGCTGTTGCGGCATCTGCGGCAGGTCGAAGAAGCGGCGGAAATAGGGATCGTTGAAAAGCGGGTTGGTCTCGTCCGGCGCTTGTGACGTCACCGCGATATTGACCACGGCTGGCGTAACCCTCTCCAGCACATCGGGAAGGGACCGTGCGTCGACGGCCTGCGGCGCAGCAGTCTGCGCCGTCACGGGTGCGACACCGCAACCCGAATTGGATAGAACGATGGCGGCGACCAGAATGGCGAAGAACCGGTTCACCCGCCTTGGCAAGCAAACGATCATCGTCGAACTCCCGAACGTCTCTTCTCTCCCTTCTTCCGGGAGGCGGCCATCGGGTCCGCCGCCTCTCGGGCCTGTTCACGCTTTGCGGTCAGCAGAAGTTCCTGCCGAAGCAACGTGCTGTGCGGCAAGAAACATCAGCGTCAATGCCGCGGTTCGCCGGTTCCAGCCGGCGGAATCGGCCATGTCGAGCACCCCCTCGAGCCACGGCCTGAGCACGTCGCGGCACTCCGCCTCGTGGGCCAGGAAATCACTCGGTGGACGCGTCGGCGATGCGACCGTTCCGATGCCGGGCATGGTGTTCATGTCAGCCTCGAATCTCTCCACGGATCCCCGCGCTCCCTCAAGGAAGCGCGGGCGATCCTTAGCTTGCCTCAGAAGTCCATGCCGCCGGCGGGCATCGCCGGAGCCGCTTCCTTCTTCGGCTTCTCGGCGACCATCGCCTCGGTGGTGACGAGCAGGCCGGCGACGGACGCCGCGTCCTGCAGCGCCGTGCGCACCACCTTGGCCGGGTCGATCACGCCCTGGCCATAGAGATCGCCGAACTCGTTGGTCTGCGCATTCCAGCCCCAGCCGAACTCGGTCTTCTCGCGCAGCTTGCCGACGATGATCGATCCTTCGGCCCCGGCATTCTCGGCGATCTGCCGCACCGGCGCTTCGATCGCACGGCGCACGATCTCGACACCGTATTTCTGGTCGGTGTTGTCGATCTCGACGCCATCCAGCACCTTTGCGGCCCGCAGGAGAGCAACGCCGCCGCCGGGCAGGATGCCCTCCTCGACGGCCGCACGGGTCGCATGCAGTGCGTCGTCCACGCGGTCCTTCTTCTCCTTGACTTCGACCTCGGTCGAGCCGCCGACACGGATCACCGCGACGCCGCCGGCGAGCTTGGCGAGACGCTCCTGCAGCTTCTCGCGGTCATAGTCGGAGGTGGTTTCCTCGATCTGGGCCTTGATCTGCGCGACGCGGCCCTGGATTTCCTCCTTGCGCCCGAACCCGTCGACGACGGTGGTGTTCTCCTTCTCGATGACGACCTTCTTGGCGCGGCCGAGCATCTGCAGCGTCACGTTCTCGAGCTTGATGCCGAGATCTTCGCTGATGGCGGTGCCGCCGGTGAGAATGGCAATGTCTTCGAGCATCGCCTTGCGGCGATCGCCGAAGCCCGGCGCCTTGACCGCCGCGACCTTCAGGCCGCCGCGCAGCTTGTTGACGACGAGCGTGGCCAGAGCCTCGCCCTCGACGTCCTCGGCGATGATCAGCAGCGGCTTGCCCGACTGCACGACCGCCTCGAGCACGGGCAGCATCGCCTGCAGGTTCGACAGCTTCTTCTCGTGGATCAGCACGTACGGCTCCTCGAGCTCGACGCGCATCTTGTCCTGGTTGGTGACGAAATAGGGCGACAGGTAGCCGCGGTCGAACTGCATGCCTTCGACGACCTCAAGCTCGGTGTCGGCGGTCTTGGCCTCCTCGACCGTGATGACGCCCTCGTTGCCGACCTTCTGCATGGCTTCCGCAAGGAACCGGCCGATCTCGGCATCGCCATTTGCCGAAATGGTGCCGACCTGGGCAATCTCGTCGTTCTTCGTCACCTTGCGGGCATTGGCTTTCAGTTCGGCCACAATCGCATCGACCGCCTTGTCGATGCCGCGCTTCAGATCCATCGGGTTCATGCCCGACGCCACGGCCTTCGCACCTTCCTTGACGATGGCCTGGGCGAGCACGGTCGCCGTCGTGGTGCCGTCGCCCGCAAGGTCATTGGTCTTCGAGGCCACTTCGCGCACCATCTGCGCGCCCATGTTCTCGAACTTGTCTTCGAGTTCGATCTCCTTGGCGACGGTCACGCCGTCCTTGGTGATGCGCGGCGCGCCGAACGACTTGTCAATGACGACGTTGCGGCCCTTGGGGCCGAGCGTCACCTTCACCGCATTGGCGAGAATGTCGACGCCGCGCAGCATCTTCTCGCGGGCTTCGCTGTGGAACTTCACTTCTTTGGCAGCCATTGGATCACTCCTTCGATAGGCAGCTTTCGTTGACTGGTGGGTTGGAAGAAGCCGTCACGCGGCCTTCTTCAGTTCGGCGATCTGTTCGATCACACCCATCACGTCGCTTTCCTTCATGATGAGCAGGTCCTCGCCGTCGAGCTTGATCTCGGTGCCGGACCACTTGCCGAACAGGATACGGTCGCCGACCTTGACGTCGAGCTCGACCAGCTTGCCATTCTCGTCGCGGGCGCCCGGACCGACGGCGAGGATTTCGCCTTCGCTCGGTTTCTCCTTCGCGGTATCCGGAATGATGATGCCGCCGGCCGTCTTTTCCTCGGCTTCGATGCGACGGACCAGGATGCGGTCATGCAATGGACGGAACGCCATTTTCGTTCTCCTTCAAGGACAAACAGATTTTGAGGTTCCTCTACACCGGACCGGCAATATCGGGCCGATGCGGGGCGCGGCGACCCTTCACAGGCATCGCGCGCATTTCGAGCTAGTTTTGGGATTCTTGAGTTTCAAGAGGTTGGTGCAAAATTTTTAGCACTCGCCTCTATCGAGTGCTAGGGCCATGAAAACATGCAGCTATTTGCCGTCGGCTTATGTGACGGGGCTTGAAATTTACGCGTGGTCGAGCAAAGTTTAAGAACCGCCATGCGCCATGCATGGCTTCTCGAATTGAGATCGAAACGGAGCTTTGGAGCGGCAAATCCGGAAGGAGGACATCGATGGGCCGAACCGATCTTTCGACGATCATACCTTCACTCGCACCCCGGTCCGACGACCCTGCGCTCGACCGGCTGCTGTCGCCGGGACGCCATTTCGACCATCCGGACGACGTGCTGCGCGACGGCACGCTCGACCTGGGCGAGAAGCGGGCGATCCTCTCCTCATGGGCTTCCGACGCCTGCGCGGTCGAATCCATGCCAGCGCTGCGGAAGCCTCCCGGCGCCAGGCAGCCGATCTCCTTCGATTCCATCATGGACGCGCTGCGGCGACTGGACGTCCTGGGCCCGGCGGCCGACGGCGGAATCGGAATCACGCGGCACCTGGAGCGGCAGCGGCTCGATGCCTGAGAAGGAAAGGACAGAGGATGGTTGCAGTGGCGAGCCGGGAGTTCCGGATGCAGATGGAAGGTTATGGGTTGACGACCGCCGAGATTCACTACCACATGCCCGACCACCCGAGCCTGCTGCAGCTTTACGTCTGGCAGGACTTTGATCTCGCGCCAGATTTCCCCGAACTGCGCGGCTTCCTGGGCTACTGGAAGGAAACGCTGGAGGGCGCGCTGCACTCGGTGCGCGTCGCCCACCATCGCCTGATCCGGCCGTCCGAGTGGAAGGCCGTGGACGGCATCATCGCGATTCACTGAGCGCCGGCGGCCGCAACGAGTGCATCGCCTGATCCCGGCC
Above is a genomic segment from Mesorhizobium sp. containing:
- a CDS encoding transposase; translated protein: MHEALVGSDPETIAAELKRIGVGFVRVGLEAGPLSHWMFFGLKEAGLPAVSIEARHAKAAMVSMNRNKNDRNDARSIAHLIRSGWFKAVHVKSVASQAALAVGGEGVLRQQIA
- a CDS encoding class I SAM-dependent methyltransferase — translated: MNPNKALWEKGDFTKIAAAMRESGAALVEGVGLRPGMDVLDLGCGDGTTALPAAQRGANVLGVDIASNLVAAGKARAMAAGLDNLRFKEGDASDLKDLSDDSFDLVISMFGAMFAPRPFDVAREMVRVTRKGGRIVMGNWIPGDPTLIAQVLKTSAAYTLPPPEGFVSPVTWGVEDNVRERFGAAGVPAENISCERETYVFRHPGPPSELFRTFKEYYGPTMNAFEAATKEGRAEQLDAELSRLFEQHNRGDENRTEIPATFLKVTATKP
- a CDS encoding helix-turn-helix domain-containing protein codes for the protein MATQGYQQFCPVAMACEMVESRWTMLILCEMWSGSTRFSEIQRGVPGMSPSLLSRRRKEMEVNGLVTRTTAPDGHSDYGTTPIADELEPLVHALGAWAHRHVDPGLQLECLDDHLLMWNIRRKIDVRELPRRKVVIQFILKIDGKPDCS
- a CDS encoding PLP-dependent cysteine synthase family protein; this translates as MQTSVIDLIGNTPLVPLRRVVPPGHARVLVKLESANPTGSMKDRAALAIVRGAAQAERLQPGDTIVECTSGSTGTSLASVAVALGYKCLLVSSDAFSTEKLAHMQALGAELELLRSDNKKITVDLVTALIETSRQLSQQPGHFWADQFNNADVLTGYADLGHEIWSQADGRIHAFVQGVGTGGSLRGTAEALHLHDSAIRIVAVEPAESPVLSGGNPGANLIEGIGMGYIVPLWKPSLADEIIPVPAAEAMAMSRRLAREEGLFGGASSGANVVAALQLAERLGPQATIVTLMCDTGIKYLSTEVYRTE
- a CDS encoding PLP-dependent cysteine synthase family protein, whose protein sequence is MIAKADQISRQPGHWWADQLNNEDGADGYAGLGEEIWQQTAGQVDALVHAVSTAHSLHGMSRALRRYNPALPVYAVEPAESAVLSGRPPGSHKIEGIGLGFLPPLWHPDEVTEILTVSTEEAKAMARHLGRDEAIFAGTSTGANIAAALRIADRLRPHKTVATLIVDSGLRYPSTDVFRCPS
- a CDS encoding DUF982 domain-containing protein, yielding MTVLVGMGLPVRIEMVVEAYALLQDLPAASRNGAHVVALNACKAVLASEIDAETGRATFLAFAHRNDILLAEAASLPLSNDARPILPASSGMRAWL
- a CDS encoding ABC transporter permease subunit → MRREGSPLKGVGTVALKEAADHMTSARMHLIMLLVLLTAIGAVYGAIGRIKDTTAEDAYLFLKLFTVAREPLPSFAAFLGFLLPLVAIALGFDAINGEYNRRTMSRLLSQPIYRDAVLFGKFLGGLLIIAIALLTLWQLMIGLGILFLGLPPSGADIVRGVFWLAATLAYAGVWLALAIAFSTVIRSPATSALAALSVWLVLTVFWGMIAPLLAGAVAPIDPLDPVTILTQFEWHQAIARFSPQTLYGEVTGLLLDPAARSVGPLFYDQLEGAVIGAPLPTLQSLLIVWPQISGLVAAMLILFTLAYVVFQRQEVRA
- a CDS encoding ABC transporter ATP-binding protein — translated: MSTTPVIKAKDLTKRYGAAVAVAGVDLSVSAGEVIGLLGPNGAGKTTTILMLLGLTEPSDGSVSILGRDPLRQPLEVKREVGYLPDQVGFYDAMTGRENLAYTARLAGLSRDLAKERIAAAVDKVRLVDAADRPVATYSRGMRQRLGIAELLMRDCKVAILDEPTSGLDPQSTQDLLDLIQRLSRDGMTILLSSHMLDVVQSICHRVALFNKGRIGFVGTVEELAARIDGGAFVVDIEADGIDLQKVAVLTDGVKSVRQGDAGHWEVEATRDVRPDLARLVVQGGGLLRNLDLRRARLDQAYNRYFREVVDAA
- a CDS encoding NEW3 domain-containing protein, with amino-acid sequence MRRTTRAVMAAALAGTLMAPLPVAAQDTPNRPAELTGFWLTTPYPELAIQPGETESIALTLRNEKLPPQRATIEVSGVPEGWEWALKGGGQEVTAAIVGPDSTERLTLELTPPADAAPDETHAIEVRARTGAETIALPLTVRFSAEKADDGRIELEPELPALRGSARTTFAFKVKVTNEGAEEGLFNLSADVPQGFQTRFKKGYGSEEITGLPIEAGSSETVTIEVVPSRAVPAGRYPVGFQVSGNGQTGTTELSLEVTGEPQVRIVGPQERLSGVAEAGKETSFTFTLVNTGSAPATDLELSATPPSGWNVEFDPKQVAQIAPNATSEVSVKITPSERAVAGDYMVTLRATGGPVSEEIQFRTTVRTSTLWGVVGVGAIAAAVLVLGGAVMRYGRR